The following are encoded in a window of Mycobacterium vicinigordonae genomic DNA:
- a CDS encoding dipeptide ABC transporter ATP-binding protein gives MKPLLSVEGLQVSFGDQPAVCGMSFSVLAGQTVAVVGESGSGKSTAAAAILGLLAPGGRVTAGRIVFDGRDITSASERSMRSIRGSQIGYVPQDPMTNLNPVWKVGFQIREALRANTDRRDLRQRAVELLAEAGMRDPAKQAGRYPHQLSGGMCQRALIAIGLAGRPRLLIADEPTSALDVTVQRQVLDHLQKLTEELGTALLLITHDLALAAERAESVVVVHRGVVVESGAAQAILGDPRHEYTRRLVAAAPSLTVREMPRNFERGSADILVVSELTKTYRESHGMPWRRTEFSAVDGVSFGLQRASTLAVVGESGSGKSTLARMVLGLLKPTSGSVLFDGADVSMMDRGAELAFRRRVQPVFQNPYSSLDPMYSVARAIEEPLRIHRLGDRRQRRQAARELVDKVALPSSVLDRLPRELSGGQRQRVAIARALALRPDLLVCDEAVSALDVLVQQQILDLLAELQAELGLTYLFISHDLAVIRQIADEVLVMRAGQVVEHAPAEQVFSAPQHEYTRRLLDAIPGASTASR, from the coding sequence ATGAAGCCGCTGTTGTCGGTTGAAGGTCTTCAGGTCAGCTTCGGCGACCAGCCTGCGGTCTGCGGCATGTCGTTCTCGGTGCTGGCGGGTCAGACGGTCGCGGTGGTCGGGGAGTCGGGGTCGGGCAAGTCGACCGCTGCCGCGGCGATTCTTGGCTTGCTCGCGCCGGGTGGCCGAGTCACCGCCGGGCGCATCGTGTTTGACGGACGCGACATCACCTCGGCGAGTGAGCGGTCAATGCGGTCGATCCGCGGTAGTCAGATCGGATACGTTCCGCAGGACCCCATGACCAACCTCAACCCGGTCTGGAAGGTGGGCTTCCAGATCCGGGAAGCGTTGCGCGCCAATACTGATCGTCGAGATCTGCGGCAACGGGCGGTGGAGTTGCTCGCCGAGGCCGGGATGCGGGATCCCGCCAAGCAGGCAGGCCGGTACCCGCACCAGCTTTCCGGCGGCATGTGTCAGCGCGCGCTGATCGCCATCGGATTGGCTGGCCGGCCTCGACTGCTGATCGCCGATGAGCCGACCTCGGCGTTGGACGTCACGGTGCAACGGCAGGTGTTGGATCATCTGCAGAAGCTCACTGAAGAGTTGGGAACGGCGCTTCTGCTGATCACCCACGACTTGGCGTTGGCCGCCGAGCGGGCCGAGTCAGTCGTGGTCGTCCATCGTGGCGTGGTAGTGGAATCCGGTGCAGCGCAGGCAATTCTAGGTGACCCACGGCACGAGTACACTCGCCGGCTGGTTGCTGCTGCGCCATCGTTGACCGTCCGGGAAATGCCGCGGAATTTCGAGCGAGGGTCGGCCGACATCCTGGTGGTGTCGGAGCTGACCAAGACCTACCGGGAGTCGCACGGCATGCCCTGGCGCCGCACCGAGTTCAGTGCCGTAGATGGGGTGTCGTTTGGGTTACAGCGAGCCAGCACCCTAGCCGTGGTCGGCGAATCAGGCTCAGGCAAGTCCACTTTGGCGCGCATGGTGCTCGGATTGCTCAAGCCAACGTCGGGATCGGTGCTCTTCGACGGCGCCGACGTCAGCATGATGGACCGGGGTGCCGAACTCGCGTTCCGGCGTCGGGTGCAGCCGGTGTTCCAAAACCCATACAGCAGCCTAGATCCGATGTATTCGGTGGCACGTGCCATCGAGGAGCCGCTGCGCATCCACCGGCTCGGTGACCGGCGGCAGCGCCGGCAGGCGGCGCGGGAACTGGTCGACAAGGTGGCGCTGCCGTCCTCGGTGCTGGATCGGCTGCCGCGGGAGCTGTCCGGCGGGCAGCGCCAGCGGGTCGCGATCGCCCGAGCGCTGGCGCTGCGGCCCGACCTGCTGGTGTGCGACGAGGCGGTGTCCGCACTCGACGTGCTGGTCCAGCAGCAGATCCTGGACTTGCTGGCCGAACTGCAGGCCGAGCTGGGCCTGACCTACCTGTTCATCAGCCATGACCTCGCCGTGATTCGGCAGATCGCCGACGAGGTTCTGGTGATGCGGGCCGGGCAAGTGGTTGAGCACGCCCCCGCCGAGCAGGTGTTCAGCGCACCGCAGCACGAGTACACCCGACGGCTGCTGGACGCTATCCCCGGCGCCTCGACCGCATCGCGGTAA
- a CDS encoding ABC transporter permease — MYRRPKFVIASLLIVLILLVAAFPTLFTGANPGYADPAQSLLSPSAAHWFGTDLQGHDIYARTVYGARASVMTGLGATLLVFVVGGALGALAGFYGGWVDALVSRVADVFFALPLLLAAIVLTQVLHHRTVWTVIAILALFGWPQVARIARSSVLEVRSRDYVLAAKALGQSRFQTLLQHAIPNAIGPVIAVATILLGVFIVTEATLSYLGVGLPTSVVSWGGDINVAQMRLRAGSPILFYPAGALAITVLAFMMMGDALRDWFDPASRAWRA, encoded by the coding sequence ATGTATAGGCGCCCGAAGTTCGTCATCGCTTCGTTGCTGATCGTGCTGATCCTCCTGGTCGCGGCGTTCCCGACGCTGTTCACCGGGGCGAATCCGGGCTACGCCGACCCGGCCCAGAGCCTGCTTTCGCCGTCGGCGGCGCACTGGTTCGGCACCGACCTGCAGGGCCACGACATCTACGCGCGCACCGTCTACGGGGCACGCGCATCGGTAATGACCGGACTGGGTGCGACGCTGTTGGTGTTCGTGGTCGGAGGTGCGCTCGGCGCCCTGGCCGGCTTCTACGGTGGCTGGGTGGACGCGCTGGTGTCGCGGGTCGCCGACGTCTTCTTCGCGCTGCCGCTGCTCCTGGCCGCAATCGTCTTGACGCAAGTCCTGCATCACCGCACGGTGTGGACCGTGATCGCCATACTGGCCCTGTTCGGCTGGCCGCAGGTGGCCCGGATCGCGCGGAGCTCGGTGCTGGAGGTGCGCTCCCGTGACTACGTGCTGGCGGCCAAGGCCCTTGGGCAGAGCAGATTTCAGACGCTGTTGCAGCATGCGATACCAAATGCGATCGGTCCGGTGATCGCGGTGGCCACCATCCTGCTGGGCGTCTTCATCGTCACCGAGGCCACGCTGTCCTACCTGGGAGTCGGGTTGCCGACATCGGTGGTGTCGTGGGGCGGGGACATCAATGTGGCGCAGATGCGGTTGCGGGCCGGTTCACCCATCCTGTTTTATCCCGCTGGCGCACTGGCAATCACGGTGCTGGCGTTCATGATGATGGGTGATGCGCTGCGCGACTGGTTCGACCCGGCATCGAGGGCGTGGCGCGCATGA
- a CDS encoding HAD-IB family hydrolase, translated as MTVPDPAATGRTSPQTLEPTVPGVRTAAFFDLDKTIIAKSSTLAFSKPFFAQGLLSRRAVLKSSYAQFIFLLSGADHDQMDRMRAHLANMCVGWDVEQVKSIVNETLHEIVTPLVFAEAADLIAAHKLCGRDVVVVSASGEEIVAPISRALGATHAMATRMVVEDGKYTGEIAFYCYGEGKVQAIRELAAREGYPLEHCYAYSDSITDLPMLESVGHPSVVNPDRGLRREALERGWPMLSFSRPVSLRDRIPAPSGAAIATTAAVGVTAVAAGAVTYALLRRFAF; from the coding sequence GTGACCGTCCCCGACCCGGCCGCGACAGGGCGGACCTCTCCGCAAACACTGGAACCGACAGTTCCGGGCGTCCGCACTGCGGCTTTCTTCGACCTGGACAAGACCATCATCGCGAAGTCCAGCACATTGGCTTTCAGCAAACCCTTCTTTGCCCAGGGCCTGCTCAGTCGGCGGGCCGTCCTGAAGTCCAGCTACGCACAGTTCATCTTCCTGCTCTCCGGGGCCGACCATGACCAGATGGACCGGATGCGGGCCCATCTGGCCAACATGTGCGTCGGATGGGACGTCGAGCAGGTCAAGTCGATCGTCAACGAGACCCTGCACGAAATCGTCACCCCGTTGGTGTTTGCCGAAGCCGCCGACCTGATCGCCGCCCACAAACTGTGTGGGCGCGACGTGGTGGTGGTATCCGCCTCGGGGGAAGAGATCGTCGCGCCCATCTCCCGCGCGCTGGGTGCCACCCATGCGATGGCGACGCGGATGGTGGTCGAGGACGGCAAGTACACCGGCGAGATCGCGTTCTACTGCTACGGCGAGGGCAAGGTTCAGGCGATCCGCGAGCTGGCCGCCCGTGAGGGCTATCCCCTCGAGCACTGCTACGCCTATTCCGACTCGATCACCGACCTGCCGATGCTGGAATCAGTCGGGCACCCATCCGTGGTCAACCCCGACCGCGGGCTGCGCCGGGAAGCCCTCGAACGCGGCTGGCCGATGTTGTCCTTCTCGCGGCCGGTGTCACTACGCGACCGGATACCGGCACCCTCCGGCGCGGCAATCGCGACAACGGCAGCAGTCGGTGTGACCGCGGTAGCGGCCGGCGCCGTGACCTATGCACTGCTACGCCGGTTCGCATTCTGA
- a CDS encoding ABC transporter permease, whose amino-acid sequence MGWYVLRRLAVMVPVFLGATLLIYGMVFLLPGDPVAAIAGDRPLSPAVAAQLRAQYHLNDPFLVQYLRYLGGLLRGDLGRAYSGLPVKAVLAHAFPVTFRLALIALVIEAVLGIGFGVIAGLRQGGYFDATVLVTGLIIIAIPIFVLGFLAQFVFGVRLGWAPVTVGGQASFDRLLLPGIVLGSVSFAYVVRLTRSAVAANAHADYVRTATAKGLSRSRVVTVHILRNSLIPVVTFLGADLGALMGGAIVTEGIFNIHGVGGVLYQAVTRQEAPTVVSIVTVLVLIYLLSNLLVDLLYAALDPRIRYV is encoded by the coding sequence ATGGGCTGGTATGTGCTGCGCCGCCTCGCCGTCATGGTGCCGGTATTTCTGGGCGCCACGCTGTTGATCTACGGCATGGTGTTCCTGCTGCCCGGTGACCCCGTGGCGGCAATCGCCGGAGACCGGCCACTGAGCCCCGCGGTAGCCGCGCAACTGCGTGCGCAGTACCACCTCAACGACCCGTTTCTGGTGCAGTACCTGCGCTATCTCGGTGGCCTGCTGCGGGGCGACCTGGGTCGCGCATATTCCGGTCTTCCCGTGAAAGCAGTTCTAGCGCACGCTTTTCCGGTGACCTTCCGGCTCGCGTTGATCGCGCTGGTGATAGAGGCGGTGCTGGGCATCGGGTTCGGGGTGATTGCCGGGCTACGTCAGGGAGGCTACTTCGACGCCACGGTCTTGGTCACCGGGCTGATCATCATCGCGATCCCGATCTTCGTGCTGGGCTTCCTGGCGCAGTTCGTGTTCGGGGTGCGGCTGGGGTGGGCGCCGGTCACCGTCGGAGGGCAGGCCAGCTTCGACCGGCTGCTGCTGCCCGGAATCGTGTTGGGATCGGTGTCATTCGCGTACGTGGTGCGATTGACTCGCTCCGCGGTGGCCGCCAACGCCCATGCCGACTATGTCCGCACCGCCACCGCCAAAGGGTTGTCGCGATCCCGGGTGGTAACGGTGCACATCCTGCGCAACTCGCTGATCCCGGTGGTGACCTTCCTCGGGGCGGACCTGGGAGCGCTGATGGGCGGGGCGATCGTCACCGAAGGGATCTTCAATATCCACGGCGTCGGGGGTGTGCTGTACCAGGCGGTCACCCGGCAGGAGGCGCCCACAGTGGTGTCGATCGTAACGGTGCTGGTGCTGATCTACCTGCTCAGCAACCTGCTGGTGGACCTGCTGTACGCGGCACTGGACCCCCGGATCCGCTATGTATAG
- a CDS encoding oxidoreductase, giving the protein MDLPGVAEASDRAREALGRAHRHRANLRGWPVTAAEASLRAARASSVLDGGPVQLDDVADGAGVSDPVFGGALRVAQALEGGEGALVAVWRRAPLQALARMHMLAAADQVDEARLGRPRSEPEIGPRLELLADLVTRPTAASAPVVAAIAHGELLTLRPFGSADGVVARAVSRLVTIASGLDPHGLGVPEVTWMRQPAAYRDAAAKFASGSRAGVAAWLVLCCRAMRAGAQEAVAIADSVAGGPKT; this is encoded by the coding sequence ATGGACCTCCCCGGTGTCGCCGAAGCCAGCGACCGGGCACGTGAGGCGCTGGGTCGGGCCCACCGGCACCGCGCCAATCTGCGTGGCTGGCCGGTGACGGCCGCGGAGGCCTCGTTGCGTGCGGCGCGGGCCTCCTCGGTGCTCGACGGGGGGCCGGTACAGCTGGACGACGTCGCGGATGGTGCGGGCGTCAGCGACCCGGTGTTCGGCGGAGCGCTGCGGGTCGCGCAAGCTCTCGAGGGGGGCGAGGGTGCGCTTGTCGCGGTGTGGCGGAGGGCGCCGCTACAAGCGCTGGCCCGGATGCACATGCTGGCGGCAGCCGACCAGGTGGACGAAGCGCGGCTGGGCCGGCCCCGCTCCGAACCCGAGATCGGTCCGCGCCTCGAATTGCTCGCCGACCTAGTGACCCGCCCCACCGCAGCTTCGGCGCCGGTGGTTGCCGCCATCGCGCACGGAGAGTTGTTGACACTCAGACCATTCGGCAGCGCCGACGGCGTCGTTGCCCGCGCGGTGTCCAGGCTGGTGACCATTGCCAGCGGCCTGGATCCGCACGGGCTGGGTGTGCCGGAGGTGACTTGGATGCGTCAGCCGGCGGCTTATCGGGATGCCGCGGCGAAGTTCGCGTCCGGCTCCCGGGCGGGTGTGGCGGCCTGGCTGGTGTTGTGTTGCCGCGCAATGCGGGCCGGTGCACAAGAAGCTGTGGCGATTGCCGATTCGGTAGCTGGCGGCCCGAAAACATAA
- a CDS encoding peptide ABC transporter substrate-binding protein — protein sequence MRRRMQAVLLVAAMLAGCLCGCGGGVLTPDLVVVNSAEPPNPLIPTGTNDSNGGRIIDRLFAGLMSYDAAGRPTPEVAESVATADNVNYRVVLKPGWTFTDGSPVTAHSFVDAWNYGASSANAQLQQQFFSPIAGFDDVAGPAGPGRPTTMSGLHVLGDLEFTVRLRAPTVDFVLSLGHSAFYPLPPSAFRDLSAFGQHPIGNGPYRLADSSDGPAWEHNVRIDLRPNPDYHGNRKPRNKGLRFEFYGNLETAYSDLLSGNLDVLDTIPSSALTIYARDLGSNWVKDPVAVSQSLDTPLRLPHFGGEEGRLRRLALSAAINRPQICQQIFNGTRSPARDFTSSSLPGYDPNIPGNDALDFNPERARQLWAQANAISPWSGQYAIAYNADSGHQEWVDAVANSIKNVLGIDAAGAPYPTFAGFRTQVANRTINTAFRAGWIGDYPSMIEFLAPLYATGAGSNDVGYSSREFDAALAAAEAAPNLPAADVLINKAQRILLRDMPSVPLWYYSSVTGWSNQVSNVTPTWNGLPDYENILKG from the coding sequence ATGCGTCGGAGGATGCAGGCCGTCCTGCTGGTGGCCGCCATGCTGGCCGGTTGCCTCTGCGGCTGCGGCGGCGGTGTGCTGACACCCGACCTGGTGGTCGTCAACAGCGCGGAGCCCCCCAACCCGCTGATCCCGACCGGCACCAACGACAGCAACGGCGGTCGCATCATCGACCGGCTGTTCGCCGGCTTGATGTCGTATGACGCCGCCGGCCGGCCGACTCCGGAGGTTGCCGAATCCGTGGCGACCGCCGATAACGTCAATTACCGGGTCGTGCTCAAACCAGGCTGGACATTCACCGACGGGTCCCCGGTGACTGCGCACTCGTTCGTCGACGCCTGGAATTACGGGGCGTCAAGCGCCAATGCCCAACTGCAGCAACAGTTTTTCAGCCCGATAGCGGGTTTCGACGATGTGGCCGGCCCCGCGGGCCCAGGACGTCCGACCACCATGTCGGGTTTGCATGTGCTCGGCGATCTCGAGTTCACGGTGCGATTGCGGGCACCGACAGTGGACTTCGTACTGAGCCTGGGGCACAGCGCGTTCTACCCGTTGCCGCCCTCGGCATTTCGGGATTTGTCCGCGTTCGGACAGCACCCGATCGGCAACGGCCCCTACCGGCTTGCCGACAGCTCCGACGGGCCGGCCTGGGAGCACAACGTCCGGATCGACCTGAGACCCAACCCCGACTACCACGGCAACCGGAAGCCCCGCAACAAAGGCCTGCGGTTCGAGTTCTACGGCAATCTCGAAACCGCCTACTCCGACCTACTGTCCGGCAATCTCGACGTGCTGGACACGATTCCGTCCAGCGCCCTGACCATTTATGCGCGCGACCTGGGAAGCAACTGGGTCAAAGACCCGGTGGCCGTCAGTCAGTCGCTGGACACGCCATTGCGGTTGCCGCATTTCGGTGGAGAGGAAGGCCGGCTGCGCAGGCTAGCGTTGTCGGCCGCCATCAACCGCCCGCAGATCTGTCAACAGATCTTCAACGGAACCCGCAGCCCAGCACGGGATTTCACATCGAGTTCGCTGCCCGGGTACGATCCGAACATCCCGGGCAATGATGCCTTGGACTTCAATCCCGAACGGGCCCGTCAACTTTGGGCACAAGCCAACGCGATCTCGCCGTGGAGCGGTCAGTACGCCATCGCCTACAACGCCGACAGCGGCCACCAGGAGTGGGTGGACGCGGTGGCCAACAGCATCAAGAACGTACTGGGCATCGACGCGGCCGGCGCACCTTATCCCACCTTCGCGGGCTTTCGCACCCAAGTCGCCAACCGCACCATCAACACTGCTTTCCGGGCCGGCTGGATCGGTGACTACCCATCGATGATCGAGTTCCTCGCCCCGCTGTACGCCACCGGAGCGGGATCCAACGACGTCGGCTACTCCAGCCGGGAGTTCGACGCCGCGTTGGCGGCGGCCGAGGCAGCGCCCAATCTTCCGGCAGCGGACGTGCTGATTAATAAAGCACAGCGAATCCTGTTGCGCGACATGCCGAGCGTGCCGTTGTGGTACTACAGCAGTGTCACCGGATGGTCGAACCAGGTCAGCAACGTCACGCCGACCTGGAACGGGCTGCCCGACTACGAGAACATCCTGAAGGGTTGA